The Chitinophagales bacterium nucleotide sequence AAATGAGTCATGCACTGCTGTATAATAACTTCTTTGCACCTTATGGAGAGGATAAAGAGTTTCGGTTGAATTATGAGAAATTCTCAACGACAACCGGACCGATCATTGCCGATGTCATAACCCGCCGCCGGAGTTACCTGCGGAGTTATGCCTATAGCAATATCCATGAGTTTTGGGCCGTGAGTGTGGAGGCTTTTTTTGAAAGCCCGGAGGGATTGAAGATGAACATGCCGCAATTGTATGATGCCCTTTGCAAAGTTTTGAACCAGGATCCAATATCCCGAAATAAAATCATTCATTAAAATTCCGGGAACTATGTTAACAATCGCCGCCATTTACCTCTTCAGAAAGCATGTTCTGAAGAAGGAAAGTAATTTACGCTTTTCATTGCCGTTGATCGGCTCGGTTTCTATTTAGTATCGTGAGACGTGAGACGTCAGTCGTTAGACGTGAGACGTCAGTCGTGAGGCGTGAGACGTCAGTCGTGAGTCGTGAGACGTCAGTCGTGAGTCGTGAGTGAAAATTCATTATTCAATACTATTATCTCACGCCTCACGTTTCACGCCTCACATCTCACGTCTCACGTCTCACGCCTCACTCCTCACGTTTCACGCCTCACACCTCCTTCACATCGTCACAAAATGCCTCTCCCTTACTTCGCGGGGACGCACCAGCGCATAATAATAAGCCAGTATAGCTGCTCCGATCAGGAAGGGGATCAGGGCCAGGTGTTTTCCTTCGAAATGCCGCCAAACAGGTATTTCATCAAAGCCAAAGAATTCACTGATCATCCAGTAACTGTTTGCCGATATCCAAAAGGCGATGGCCAGGTTATGCGCCAATTCGGATTTGATCTGGCGTGTACGCCAACCTATAAAGATCGCCACAGCCAGTGTGGGTACGATCATTAATACACCCAAAAATTTCCAGATCATACACCAGGAAATATCTTTCAGCAACCAGAAAACTATATGCAGGTTTTCAAGGCGACGGTACTTGGCGGGGATGGCGTATTGTTGGTTGGGCATGGTAGTGAATGGTGAATGGTGAATGGTGAATGGTGAATGGTGAATGGTGAATGGTGAATGGTGAATAGTGAATGGTGAATAAATTTATTGGATTGTAAATTACAAATTTTTAGTTTCACTATTCACTATTCACTATTCACCATTCACCATTCACCATTCACTATTCACTATCCCCGCCCTCCCTACCTTTGCAACATGCTGGTGGACTATTTGATAATCGGACAGGGTATTGCCGGGACATGGCTGAGTTATTTTTTATCCAAAACAGATAAGACCTTTCTGGTGATCGACGAGGCGGATCCTTCGAGTTCTTCCCGGGTGGCCGCGGGGTTGATCAATCCGGTGACGGGAAGGCGCGTTGTCAAGACCTGGATGATCGATGAACTCCTGCCATTTGCTGAAAAGCAGTATGATCGAATGGGTGCTGACCTGGGGATCAACGCCATTTCCCGAAAGCCTATTCTTGACTTCTTTTCCGCTCCGGATATCAAGATCGCCTTTGAATCCCGCCTCGAGAAAGGGGAGGACTATATTTCCAAAGGGCCGGATGATCTCCTGTCTCATTTTTTTCATCCCGGTTTTGGCTGTGGCATCATTGATCCGGCCTATACCGTTCACCTGGATAAGTTATTGCCTGCCTGGCAAAAACGATTGGAAGAAAAAGGACAATTAAGAAAGGAGCGATTTGAAGAAAACGAATTGGTCGTAAATCAGGACTCGATAACCTACCGGGATATTATTGCCCATCGGATCATTTATTGTGATGGCGCTGAAGCCTCTCAATCGCGGTTTTTCTCCCGGCTCCCCTTTGCCATGCACAAGGGCGAAGCCCTGATACTTGAGATACCCGACCTGCCGAAAGAGAATATTTATAAAAAAGGGTTGACCCTCGTGCCTTTATCAGGCGATAACCTTTTCTGGTTGGGTTCAAATTATATCTGGGAATTTGACAATGCACTTCCCACCGAAGGCTATCGGGCAGTGGCCATTCAAAAATTAGATAACTGGCTTAAGTTACCCTATAAGATACTTGACCATAAGGCGGCAGTACGGCCAGCCACCATCGAGCGACGTCCCTTTATCGGTCTGCATCCCTTGTATCCTGTCGTCGGGATATTTAATGGCATGGGGACAAAAGGCTGTTCACTCACCCCATATTTCGGCGATCAATTCGTACAGCATTTAGTAAAGGGAAATGAATTGATGCCCTTGGTGGATGTGGGGAGGTTTGGGAGGGTGTTGCGTTTAGG carries:
- a CDS encoding FAD-binding oxidoreductase, which codes for MLVDYLIIGQGIAGTWLSYFLSKTDKTFLVIDEADPSSSSRVAAGLINPVTGRRVVKTWMIDELLPFAEKQYDRMGADLGINAISRKPILDFFSAPDIKIAFESRLEKGEDYISKGPDDLLSHFFHPGFGCGIIDPAYTVHLDKLLPAWQKRLEEKGQLRKERFEENELVVNQDSITYRDIIAHRIIYCDGAEASQSRFFSRLPFAMHKGEALILEIPDLPKENIYKKGLTLVPLSGDNLFWLGSNYIWEFDNALPTEGYRAVAIQKLDNWLKLPYKILDHKAAVRPATIERRPFIGLHPLYPVVGIFNGMGTKGCSLTPYFGDQFVQHLVKGNELMPLVDVGRFGRVLRLG